Proteins encoded together in one Colius striatus isolate bColStr4 chromosome 3, bColStr4.1.hap1, whole genome shotgun sequence window:
- the HELQ gene encoding helicase POLQ-like isoform X1, whose amino-acid sequence MAERSLAVRRKSRSGFVCKRRRAPAQPSAGCAPVARKRPSSSGEGPPAETPCSNDSDEDMFGDYDSFCGNDSLLAQVDDIEQKYLEDKNKDIKAAEQVIPEKLHSRIHQNKQDYFSTLKSVVAHKADKGDASQMNKNDPVDSNQELTESILEDLPSSQLLFFDELSSGSRIPAMSQRQNKCVNSSLDKVGSLSALCPDAECRNRPTDFSSESKSDLFKTESLKDHLKSAMTGNAKAQTLQVSKTKQLKEAVLSEEICVAKKTIESSSVDIGPFYGLPSKVKDLFRQLRGIETLYEWQHDCLMLESLQQRKNLIYSLPTSGGKTLVAEIIILQELLCRQKDVLMILPYVAIVQEKVRGLSSFGIELGFLVEEYAGSKGRFPPIKRRIKKSLYIATIEKGHALVNSLIETERIDDLGLVVVDELHMLGEGSRGATLEITLAKILYTSKNTQIIGMSATLNNVGDLQKFLQAEYYTNNFRPVELKEYVKIRDTIYAVDSKTENGFSFSRLLDFKYSSNLEKADPDHIIALVTEVIPKYSCLIFCPTKKNCENVASMVCKYLTKEFRSHRENEKQDILQNLKNIGNGSVCPVLKQTIPFGIAYHHSGLTNDERKCIEEAYSTGVLCLLACTATLAAGVNLPARRVILRAPYVANDFMKKNQYKQMIGRAGRAGIDSAGESILIAQEKDKHLVWDLVNSPLENCYSNLLLELTKGMQSLLLSLVGLKIAVTHEEVNNFMCSTLLGVQQQLLSKEKSLSEIIKDGLENLIDKGLLKGRIYEKDHNSKHTLTITPLGKATYKGSIDLAYCNLLYRELKKGLEGLILESNLHLLYLATPYDMTSNCRPDWMIYLRQFNQLSAAEQKVADTVGVPESFITKKASGQAIRKNVDSAVVNRLYLSFVLYTLLKETNIWRVSEKFNMSRGYVQNLLNSAASFASCVLHFCEELEEFWVYKALLTELTKQLTYCVKTELIPLMEVAGVLEARAKQLYNAGYKTLAHLANANPETLVKMIEHLSRRQAKQIVSSAKMLLSEKAEALQEEVEELLKVPTDIPGTY is encoded by the exons ATGGCCGAGCGCAGCCTCGCGGTGCGGAGGAAGAGCCGCTCCGGCTTTGTCTGCAAGCGGCGTCGGGCCCCGGCGCAGCCCAGTGCCGGCTGCGCTCCGGTGGCCCGCAAGAGACCCAGTAGCAGTGGCGAGGGGCCGCCGGCGGAGACCCCG tgtAGTAATGATAGTGACGAAGACATGTTTGGTGACTATGATAGCTTTTGTGGAAATGATTCTTTACTAGCTCAAGTTGATGATATAGAGCAGAAATACCTGGAGGATAAAAATAAGGATATTAAAGCAGCTGAGCAAGTCATACCTGAGAAGCTTCACTCAAGAATTCATCAGAACAAACAAGattatttttctactttgaaAAGTGTGGTTGCCCATAAAGCTGACAAAGGGGATGCTTCCCAGATGAATAAAAATGACCCAGTGGATAGCAATCAAGAACTAACAGAATCTATTTTAGAAGACTTACCATCGTCACAACTTTTGTTTTTTGATGAACTTTCTTCTGGTTCTAGAATACCTGCCATGTCACAAAGGCAGAATAAGTGTGTGAATTCTTCCTTGGACAAAGTAGGAAGTCTGTCAGCTTTATGTCCTGATGCTGAATGCAGGAACAGACCTACTGACTTTTCCTCAGAATCTAAGAgtgatttatttaaaactgagagtcttaaagatcatctgaaAAGTGCTATGACTGGCAATGCCAAAGCCCAGACTCTGCAGGTCTCTAAGACCAAGCAGCTTAAAGAAGCAGTTTTATCCGAAGAAATTTGTGTTGCTAAGAAAACTATTGAATCTTCTTCTGTTGATATAGGCCCATTTTATGGATTACCCAGCAAAGTTAAAGATCTATTCAGACAACTTCGAGGAATTGAAACGCTTTATG AATGGCAGCATGATTGCTTAATGTTAGAATCTCTACAGCAGAGAAAGAATTTAATATATTCATTACCAACCAGTGGTGGAAAAACACTTGTAGCTGAAATAATAATTCTCCAAGAATTACTCTGCAGGCAGAAAGATGTTCTGATGATCCTGCCATATGTTGCTATTGTTCAAGAAAAG gttaGGGGTTTATCGAGTTTTGGGATAGAATTGGGTTTCCTGGTTGAAGAGTATGCAGGAAGTAAAGGAAGATTTCCACCAATTAAGAGGAGAATTAAGAAGTCTCTTTATAttgctactatagaaaaaggacATGCTCTAGTGAATTCCTTAATTGAAACAGAAAGAATTGATGACCTCGGTCTGGTTGTAGTAGATGAG TTGCATATGCTTGGTGAGGGAAGTCGTGGAGCAACACTAGAAATTACTCTTGCGAAAATTCTTTACACTAGTA aaaacacacaaatcATTGGAATGAGTGCAACTTTAAATAACGTTGGAGACCTGCAGAAGTTCCTGCAAGCGGAGTATTATACTAATAATTTTAGACCG GTAGAACTAAAGGAATATGTAAAGATACGAGACACCATTTATGCGGTtgacagcaaaacagaaaatggcttttctttttcacgTCTCCTTGATTTCAAG TATTCTAGTAATCTGGAGAAAGCAGATCCTGACCACATCATTGCACTGGTTACTGAAGTTATTCCTAAATATTCCTGCCTTATTTTTTGTCCCACTAAAAAAAACTGTGAAAATGTTGCTTCAATGGTGTGCAAGTACCTCACAAA AGAATTTAGAAGTCACAGGGAGAATGAGAAACAAGATATTCTTCAGAACCTGAAGAATATTGGAAATGGAAGTGTCTGTCCTGTTCTGAAGCAAACGATTCCTTTTGGTATTGCCTATCACCATAGTGGCCTTACAaatgatgaaagaaaatgtatagAGGAGGCATATTCTACAGGTGTCTTGTGTCTTCTTGCTTGCACAGCTACTTTAGCTGCTGGAGTCAACCTGCCAGCTAGAAG GGTTATTCTCCGAGCTCCTTATGTTGCTAATGACTTCATGAAGAAGAATCAATATAAACAAATGATTGGCAGAGCTGGTCGAGCTGGTATTGACAGTGCTGGAGAAAGTATTCTCATAGCgcaagaaaaagacaaacactTG GTTTGGGATTTAGTTAACAGTCCTTTGGAGAATTGTTACAGCAATCTTCTGCTGGAGTTGACCAAAGGAATGCAGAGTCTGTTGTTATCTTTGGTTGGACTGAAG ATAGCAGTTACCCATGAGGAAGTCAACAATTTTATGTGCAGTACATTGTTGGGTGTTCAGCAACAGCTGCTGTCTAAAGAGAAGAGCCTCTCAGAGATAATTAAAGATGGGCTAGAAAATCTGATAGATAAAGGACTCCTTAAAGGAAGAATATATGAGAAAGACCACAACTCCAAACATACACTAACAATTACACCATTGGGTAAAGCTACATACAAAG GGTCTATAGACTTGGCATACTGCAATCTTCTTTACAGAGAATTGAAGAAAGGTTTGGAAGGGCTGATTCTTGAGAGCAATCTTCATCTTCTCTATCTGGCAACTCCATATGATATGACTTCTAACTGTAGACCAGATTGGATGATATACTTGAGACAG TTCAACCAGCTAAGTGCAGCAGAGCAAAAAGTAGCAGATACTGTGGGAGTACCTGAAAGCTTTATTACAAAAAAGGCTTCTGGTCAAGCCATCAGAAAG AATGTGGACAGTGCTGTGGTAAACAGGCTTTACCTGTCGTTTGTCCTTTATACTCTACTGAAAGAGACCAATATATGGAGAGTTTCAGAGAAATTTAACATGTCCCGTGGATATGTACAAAACCTCCTTAATTCTGCTGCCTCATTTGCCTCCTGTGTTCTACATTTCTGTGAG GAATTAGAAGAATTCTGGGTTTATAAGGCCTTGCTGACAGAACTTACCAAACAACTGACATACTGTGTTAAGACAGAACTCATCCCTCTGATGGAGGTAGCAGGGGTTCTAGAG GCACGAGCAAAACAACTTTATAATGCAGGGTACAAAACTTTAGCACACTTGGCTAATGCAAATCCAGAAACTCTGGTCAAGATGATTGAGCATTTGTCACGACGTCAAGCCAAACAGATTGTTTCATCTGCCAAG ATGCTGCTGAGTGAGAAAGCTGAGGCTTTACAAGAAGAAGTTGAAGAACTCTTAAAGGTACCTACAGATATTCCAGGAACCTACTGA
- the HELQ gene encoding helicase POLQ-like isoform X2, with translation MAERSLAVRRKSRSGFVCKRRRAPAQPSAGCAPVARKRPSSSGEGPPAETPCSNDSDEDMFGDYDSFCGNDSLLAQVDDIEQKYLEDKNKDIKAAEQVIPEKLHSRIHQNKQDYFSTLKSVVAHKADKGDASQMNKNDPVDSNQELTESILEDLPSSQLLFFDELSSGSRIPAMSQRQNKCVNSSLDKVGSLSALCPDAECRNRPTDFSSESKSDLFKTESLKDHLKSAMTGNAKAQTLQVSKTKQLKEAVLSEEICVAKKTIESSSVDIGPFYGLPSKVKDLFRQLRGIETLYEWQHDCLMLESLQQRKNLIYSLPTSGGKTLVAEIIILQELLCRQKDVLMILPYVAIVQEKVRGLSSFGIELGFLVEEYAGSKGRFPPIKRRIKKSLYIATIEKGHALVNSLIETERIDDLGLVVVDELHMLGEGSRGATLEITLAKILYTSKNTQIIGMSATLNNVGDLQKFLQAEYYTNNFRPVELKEYVKIRDTIYAVDSKTENGFSFSRLLDFKYSSNLEKADPDHIIALVTEVIPKYSCLIFCPTKKNCENVASMVCKYLTKEFRSHRENEKQDILQNLKNIGNGSVCPVLKQTIPFGIAYHHSGLTNDERKCIEEAYSTGVLCLLACTATLAAGVNLPARRVILRAPYVANDFMKKNQYKQMIGRAGRAGIDSAGESILIAQEKDKHLVWDLVNSPLENCYSNLLLELTKGMQSLLLSLVGLKIAVTHEEVNNFMCSTLLGVQQQLLSKEKSLSEIIKDGLENLIDKGLLKGRIYEKDHNSKHTLTITPLGKATYKELKKGLEGLILESNLHLLYLATPYDMTSNCRPDWMIYLRQFNQLSAAEQKVADTVGVPESFITKKASGQAIRKNVDSAVVNRLYLSFVLYTLLKETNIWRVSEKFNMSRGYVQNLLNSAASFASCVLHFCEELEEFWVYKALLTELTKQLTYCVKTELIPLMEVAGVLEARAKQLYNAGYKTLAHLANANPETLVKMIEHLSRRQAKQIVSSAKMLLSEKAEALQEEVEELLKVPTDIPGTY, from the exons ATGGCCGAGCGCAGCCTCGCGGTGCGGAGGAAGAGCCGCTCCGGCTTTGTCTGCAAGCGGCGTCGGGCCCCGGCGCAGCCCAGTGCCGGCTGCGCTCCGGTGGCCCGCAAGAGACCCAGTAGCAGTGGCGAGGGGCCGCCGGCGGAGACCCCG tgtAGTAATGATAGTGACGAAGACATGTTTGGTGACTATGATAGCTTTTGTGGAAATGATTCTTTACTAGCTCAAGTTGATGATATAGAGCAGAAATACCTGGAGGATAAAAATAAGGATATTAAAGCAGCTGAGCAAGTCATACCTGAGAAGCTTCACTCAAGAATTCATCAGAACAAACAAGattatttttctactttgaaAAGTGTGGTTGCCCATAAAGCTGACAAAGGGGATGCTTCCCAGATGAATAAAAATGACCCAGTGGATAGCAATCAAGAACTAACAGAATCTATTTTAGAAGACTTACCATCGTCACAACTTTTGTTTTTTGATGAACTTTCTTCTGGTTCTAGAATACCTGCCATGTCACAAAGGCAGAATAAGTGTGTGAATTCTTCCTTGGACAAAGTAGGAAGTCTGTCAGCTTTATGTCCTGATGCTGAATGCAGGAACAGACCTACTGACTTTTCCTCAGAATCTAAGAgtgatttatttaaaactgagagtcttaaagatcatctgaaAAGTGCTATGACTGGCAATGCCAAAGCCCAGACTCTGCAGGTCTCTAAGACCAAGCAGCTTAAAGAAGCAGTTTTATCCGAAGAAATTTGTGTTGCTAAGAAAACTATTGAATCTTCTTCTGTTGATATAGGCCCATTTTATGGATTACCCAGCAAAGTTAAAGATCTATTCAGACAACTTCGAGGAATTGAAACGCTTTATG AATGGCAGCATGATTGCTTAATGTTAGAATCTCTACAGCAGAGAAAGAATTTAATATATTCATTACCAACCAGTGGTGGAAAAACACTTGTAGCTGAAATAATAATTCTCCAAGAATTACTCTGCAGGCAGAAAGATGTTCTGATGATCCTGCCATATGTTGCTATTGTTCAAGAAAAG gttaGGGGTTTATCGAGTTTTGGGATAGAATTGGGTTTCCTGGTTGAAGAGTATGCAGGAAGTAAAGGAAGATTTCCACCAATTAAGAGGAGAATTAAGAAGTCTCTTTATAttgctactatagaaaaaggacATGCTCTAGTGAATTCCTTAATTGAAACAGAAAGAATTGATGACCTCGGTCTGGTTGTAGTAGATGAG TTGCATATGCTTGGTGAGGGAAGTCGTGGAGCAACACTAGAAATTACTCTTGCGAAAATTCTTTACACTAGTA aaaacacacaaatcATTGGAATGAGTGCAACTTTAAATAACGTTGGAGACCTGCAGAAGTTCCTGCAAGCGGAGTATTATACTAATAATTTTAGACCG GTAGAACTAAAGGAATATGTAAAGATACGAGACACCATTTATGCGGTtgacagcaaaacagaaaatggcttttctttttcacgTCTCCTTGATTTCAAG TATTCTAGTAATCTGGAGAAAGCAGATCCTGACCACATCATTGCACTGGTTACTGAAGTTATTCCTAAATATTCCTGCCTTATTTTTTGTCCCACTAAAAAAAACTGTGAAAATGTTGCTTCAATGGTGTGCAAGTACCTCACAAA AGAATTTAGAAGTCACAGGGAGAATGAGAAACAAGATATTCTTCAGAACCTGAAGAATATTGGAAATGGAAGTGTCTGTCCTGTTCTGAAGCAAACGATTCCTTTTGGTATTGCCTATCACCATAGTGGCCTTACAaatgatgaaagaaaatgtatagAGGAGGCATATTCTACAGGTGTCTTGTGTCTTCTTGCTTGCACAGCTACTTTAGCTGCTGGAGTCAACCTGCCAGCTAGAAG GGTTATTCTCCGAGCTCCTTATGTTGCTAATGACTTCATGAAGAAGAATCAATATAAACAAATGATTGGCAGAGCTGGTCGAGCTGGTATTGACAGTGCTGGAGAAAGTATTCTCATAGCgcaagaaaaagacaaacactTG GTTTGGGATTTAGTTAACAGTCCTTTGGAGAATTGTTACAGCAATCTTCTGCTGGAGTTGACCAAAGGAATGCAGAGTCTGTTGTTATCTTTGGTTGGACTGAAG ATAGCAGTTACCCATGAGGAAGTCAACAATTTTATGTGCAGTACATTGTTGGGTGTTCAGCAACAGCTGCTGTCTAAAGAGAAGAGCCTCTCAGAGATAATTAAAGATGGGCTAGAAAATCTGATAGATAAAGGACTCCTTAAAGGAAGAATATATGAGAAAGACCACAACTCCAAACATACACTAACAATTACACCATTGGGTAAAGCTACATACAAAG AATTGAAGAAAGGTTTGGAAGGGCTGATTCTTGAGAGCAATCTTCATCTTCTCTATCTGGCAACTCCATATGATATGACTTCTAACTGTAGACCAGATTGGATGATATACTTGAGACAG TTCAACCAGCTAAGTGCAGCAGAGCAAAAAGTAGCAGATACTGTGGGAGTACCTGAAAGCTTTATTACAAAAAAGGCTTCTGGTCAAGCCATCAGAAAG AATGTGGACAGTGCTGTGGTAAACAGGCTTTACCTGTCGTTTGTCCTTTATACTCTACTGAAAGAGACCAATATATGGAGAGTTTCAGAGAAATTTAACATGTCCCGTGGATATGTACAAAACCTCCTTAATTCTGCTGCCTCATTTGCCTCCTGTGTTCTACATTTCTGTGAG GAATTAGAAGAATTCTGGGTTTATAAGGCCTTGCTGACAGAACTTACCAAACAACTGACATACTGTGTTAAGACAGAACTCATCCCTCTGATGGAGGTAGCAGGGGTTCTAGAG GCACGAGCAAAACAACTTTATAATGCAGGGTACAAAACTTTAGCACACTTGGCTAATGCAAATCCAGAAACTCTGGTCAAGATGATTGAGCATTTGTCACGACGTCAAGCCAAACAGATTGTTTCATCTGCCAAG ATGCTGCTGAGTGAGAAAGCTGAGGCTTTACAAGAAGAAGTTGAAGAACTCTTAAAGGTACCTACAGATATTCCAGGAACCTACTGA
- the HELQ gene encoding helicase POLQ-like isoform X3, with amino-acid sequence MDYPAKLKIYSDNFEELKRFMHDCLMLESLQQRKNLIYSLPTSGGKTLVAEIIILQELLCRQKDVLMILPYVAIVQEKVRGLSSFGIELGFLVEEYAGSKGRFPPIKRRIKKSLYIATIEKGHALVNSLIETERIDDLGLVVVDELHMLGEGSRGATLEITLAKILYTSKNTQIIGMSATLNNVGDLQKFLQAEYYTNNFRPVELKEYVKIRDTIYAVDSKTENGFSFSRLLDFKYSSNLEKADPDHIIALVTEVIPKYSCLIFCPTKKNCENVASMVCKYLTKEFRSHRENEKQDILQNLKNIGNGSVCPVLKQTIPFGIAYHHSGLTNDERKCIEEAYSTGVLCLLACTATLAAGVNLPARRVILRAPYVANDFMKKNQYKQMIGRAGRAGIDSAGESILIAQEKDKHLVWDLVNSPLENCYSNLLLELTKGMQSLLLSLVGLKIAVTHEEVNNFMCSTLLGVQQQLLSKEKSLSEIIKDGLENLIDKGLLKGRIYEKDHNSKHTLTITPLGKATYKGSIDLAYCNLLYRELKKGLEGLILESNLHLLYLATPYDMTSNCRPDWMIYLRQFNQLSAAEQKVADTVGVPESFITKKASGQAIRKNVDSAVVNRLYLSFVLYTLLKETNIWRVSEKFNMSRGYVQNLLNSAASFASCVLHFCEELEEFWVYKALLTELTKQLTYCVKTELIPLMEVAGVLEARAKQLYNAGYKTLAHLANANPETLVKMIEHLSRRQAKQIVSSAKMLLSEKAEALQEEVEELLKVPTDIPGTY; translated from the exons ATGGATTACCCAGCAAAGTTAAAGATCTATTCAGACAACTTCGAGGAATTGAAACGCTTTATG CATGATTGCTTAATGTTAGAATCTCTACAGCAGAGAAAGAATTTAATATATTCATTACCAACCAGTGGTGGAAAAACACTTGTAGCTGAAATAATAATTCTCCAAGAATTACTCTGCAGGCAGAAAGATGTTCTGATGATCCTGCCATATGTTGCTATTGTTCAAGAAAAG gttaGGGGTTTATCGAGTTTTGGGATAGAATTGGGTTTCCTGGTTGAAGAGTATGCAGGAAGTAAAGGAAGATTTCCACCAATTAAGAGGAGAATTAAGAAGTCTCTTTATAttgctactatagaaaaaggacATGCTCTAGTGAATTCCTTAATTGAAACAGAAAGAATTGATGACCTCGGTCTGGTTGTAGTAGATGAG TTGCATATGCTTGGTGAGGGAAGTCGTGGAGCAACACTAGAAATTACTCTTGCGAAAATTCTTTACACTAGTA aaaacacacaaatcATTGGAATGAGTGCAACTTTAAATAACGTTGGAGACCTGCAGAAGTTCCTGCAAGCGGAGTATTATACTAATAATTTTAGACCG GTAGAACTAAAGGAATATGTAAAGATACGAGACACCATTTATGCGGTtgacagcaaaacagaaaatggcttttctttttcacgTCTCCTTGATTTCAAG TATTCTAGTAATCTGGAGAAAGCAGATCCTGACCACATCATTGCACTGGTTACTGAAGTTATTCCTAAATATTCCTGCCTTATTTTTTGTCCCACTAAAAAAAACTGTGAAAATGTTGCTTCAATGGTGTGCAAGTACCTCACAAA AGAATTTAGAAGTCACAGGGAGAATGAGAAACAAGATATTCTTCAGAACCTGAAGAATATTGGAAATGGAAGTGTCTGTCCTGTTCTGAAGCAAACGATTCCTTTTGGTATTGCCTATCACCATAGTGGCCTTACAaatgatgaaagaaaatgtatagAGGAGGCATATTCTACAGGTGTCTTGTGTCTTCTTGCTTGCACAGCTACTTTAGCTGCTGGAGTCAACCTGCCAGCTAGAAG GGTTATTCTCCGAGCTCCTTATGTTGCTAATGACTTCATGAAGAAGAATCAATATAAACAAATGATTGGCAGAGCTGGTCGAGCTGGTATTGACAGTGCTGGAGAAAGTATTCTCATAGCgcaagaaaaagacaaacactTG GTTTGGGATTTAGTTAACAGTCCTTTGGAGAATTGTTACAGCAATCTTCTGCTGGAGTTGACCAAAGGAATGCAGAGTCTGTTGTTATCTTTGGTTGGACTGAAG ATAGCAGTTACCCATGAGGAAGTCAACAATTTTATGTGCAGTACATTGTTGGGTGTTCAGCAACAGCTGCTGTCTAAAGAGAAGAGCCTCTCAGAGATAATTAAAGATGGGCTAGAAAATCTGATAGATAAAGGACTCCTTAAAGGAAGAATATATGAGAAAGACCACAACTCCAAACATACACTAACAATTACACCATTGGGTAAAGCTACATACAAAG GGTCTATAGACTTGGCATACTGCAATCTTCTTTACAGAGAATTGAAGAAAGGTTTGGAAGGGCTGATTCTTGAGAGCAATCTTCATCTTCTCTATCTGGCAACTCCATATGATATGACTTCTAACTGTAGACCAGATTGGATGATATACTTGAGACAG TTCAACCAGCTAAGTGCAGCAGAGCAAAAAGTAGCAGATACTGTGGGAGTACCTGAAAGCTTTATTACAAAAAAGGCTTCTGGTCAAGCCATCAGAAAG AATGTGGACAGTGCTGTGGTAAACAGGCTTTACCTGTCGTTTGTCCTTTATACTCTACTGAAAGAGACCAATATATGGAGAGTTTCAGAGAAATTTAACATGTCCCGTGGATATGTACAAAACCTCCTTAATTCTGCTGCCTCATTTGCCTCCTGTGTTCTACATTTCTGTGAG GAATTAGAAGAATTCTGGGTTTATAAGGCCTTGCTGACAGAACTTACCAAACAACTGACATACTGTGTTAAGACAGAACTCATCCCTCTGATGGAGGTAGCAGGGGTTCTAGAG GCACGAGCAAAACAACTTTATAATGCAGGGTACAAAACTTTAGCACACTTGGCTAATGCAAATCCAGAAACTCTGGTCAAGATGATTGAGCATTTGTCACGACGTCAAGCCAAACAGATTGTTTCATCTGCCAAG ATGCTGCTGAGTGAGAAAGCTGAGGCTTTACAAGAAGAAGTTGAAGAACTCTTAAAGGTACCTACAGATATTCCAGGAACCTACTGA
- the HELQ gene encoding helicase POLQ-like isoform X4 — translation MSATLNNVGDLQKFLQAEYYTNNFRPVELKEYVKIRDTIYAVDSKTENGFSFSRLLDFKYSSNLEKADPDHIIALVTEVIPKYSCLIFCPTKKNCENVASMVCKYLTKEFRSHRENEKQDILQNLKNIGNGSVCPVLKQTIPFGIAYHHSGLTNDERKCIEEAYSTGVLCLLACTATLAAGVNLPARRVILRAPYVANDFMKKNQYKQMIGRAGRAGIDSAGESILIAQEKDKHLVWDLVNSPLENCYSNLLLELTKGMQSLLLSLVGLKIAVTHEEVNNFMCSTLLGVQQQLLSKEKSLSEIIKDGLENLIDKGLLKGRIYEKDHNSKHTLTITPLGKATYKGSIDLAYCNLLYRELKKGLEGLILESNLHLLYLATPYDMTSNCRPDWMIYLRQFNQLSAAEQKVADTVGVPESFITKKASGQAIRKNVDSAVVNRLYLSFVLYTLLKETNIWRVSEKFNMSRGYVQNLLNSAASFASCVLHFCEELEEFWVYKALLTELTKQLTYCVKTELIPLMEVAGVLEARAKQLYNAGYKTLAHLANANPETLVKMIEHLSRRQAKQIVSSAKMLLSEKAEALQEEVEELLKVPTDIPGTY, via the exons ATGAGTGCAACTTTAAATAACGTTGGAGACCTGCAGAAGTTCCTGCAAGCGGAGTATTATACTAATAATTTTAGACCG GTAGAACTAAAGGAATATGTAAAGATACGAGACACCATTTATGCGGTtgacagcaaaacagaaaatggcttttctttttcacgTCTCCTTGATTTCAAG TATTCTAGTAATCTGGAGAAAGCAGATCCTGACCACATCATTGCACTGGTTACTGAAGTTATTCCTAAATATTCCTGCCTTATTTTTTGTCCCACTAAAAAAAACTGTGAAAATGTTGCTTCAATGGTGTGCAAGTACCTCACAAA AGAATTTAGAAGTCACAGGGAGAATGAGAAACAAGATATTCTTCAGAACCTGAAGAATATTGGAAATGGAAGTGTCTGTCCTGTTCTGAAGCAAACGATTCCTTTTGGTATTGCCTATCACCATAGTGGCCTTACAaatgatgaaagaaaatgtatagAGGAGGCATATTCTACAGGTGTCTTGTGTCTTCTTGCTTGCACAGCTACTTTAGCTGCTGGAGTCAACCTGCCAGCTAGAAG GGTTATTCTCCGAGCTCCTTATGTTGCTAATGACTTCATGAAGAAGAATCAATATAAACAAATGATTGGCAGAGCTGGTCGAGCTGGTATTGACAGTGCTGGAGAAAGTATTCTCATAGCgcaagaaaaagacaaacactTG GTTTGGGATTTAGTTAACAGTCCTTTGGAGAATTGTTACAGCAATCTTCTGCTGGAGTTGACCAAAGGAATGCAGAGTCTGTTGTTATCTTTGGTTGGACTGAAG ATAGCAGTTACCCATGAGGAAGTCAACAATTTTATGTGCAGTACATTGTTGGGTGTTCAGCAACAGCTGCTGTCTAAAGAGAAGAGCCTCTCAGAGATAATTAAAGATGGGCTAGAAAATCTGATAGATAAAGGACTCCTTAAAGGAAGAATATATGAGAAAGACCACAACTCCAAACATACACTAACAATTACACCATTGGGTAAAGCTACATACAAAG GGTCTATAGACTTGGCATACTGCAATCTTCTTTACAGAGAATTGAAGAAAGGTTTGGAAGGGCTGATTCTTGAGAGCAATCTTCATCTTCTCTATCTGGCAACTCCATATGATATGACTTCTAACTGTAGACCAGATTGGATGATATACTTGAGACAG TTCAACCAGCTAAGTGCAGCAGAGCAAAAAGTAGCAGATACTGTGGGAGTACCTGAAAGCTTTATTACAAAAAAGGCTTCTGGTCAAGCCATCAGAAAG AATGTGGACAGTGCTGTGGTAAACAGGCTTTACCTGTCGTTTGTCCTTTATACTCTACTGAAAGAGACCAATATATGGAGAGTTTCAGAGAAATTTAACATGTCCCGTGGATATGTACAAAACCTCCTTAATTCTGCTGCCTCATTTGCCTCCTGTGTTCTACATTTCTGTGAG GAATTAGAAGAATTCTGGGTTTATAAGGCCTTGCTGACAGAACTTACCAAACAACTGACATACTGTGTTAAGACAGAACTCATCCCTCTGATGGAGGTAGCAGGGGTTCTAGAG GCACGAGCAAAACAACTTTATAATGCAGGGTACAAAACTTTAGCACACTTGGCTAATGCAAATCCAGAAACTCTGGTCAAGATGATTGAGCATTTGTCACGACGTCAAGCCAAACAGATTGTTTCATCTGCCAAG ATGCTGCTGAGTGAGAAAGCTGAGGCTTTACAAGAAGAAGTTGAAGAACTCTTAAAGGTACCTACAGATATTCCAGGAACCTACTGA